The Candidatus Palauibacter australiensis genomic interval GCGAGATGTCGTCGATGCCGGGGACCGCGGCGATCATGCGCACGAGGTCCGGCAGGTCCTTGCGGACGAGGGGTTCGCCGCCCGTGATCCGGACGCGCTCCAGCCCGAGCGCGGCCATCTGGCGCACGATCTCGGAGATCTCCTCGTACGCGAGCATTTCGGGCTTGGGGATCCAGGCGAGCCCCTCCTCCGGCATGCAGTACGTGCAGCGCAGGTTGCATCGATCCGTGACCGAGATCCGGAGATACCGGATGCTGCGGCCGAATTGATCTTTCATGAGCGGTGAGTGGCGAGGGCTCCGCGCAGCCGTCGGGCAGCGCGGAGCCCCGCGCCGCGGAGACGGCTAGCCGATCGCCGTGATGTCCTCCTGCATCATCATGTTGTCGTCATCGTCGCCACAGTCTCCGGCAAACGAGACCGTCGCGATCATGGCAACGACCAGCAGGTTGCGGACCATCTTAAACATGGCGTCCTCCTCGATTTGGGCGCCCGCGCCCGGAGCCGGCTGCCCCGGGATCC includes:
- a CDS encoding radical SAM protein, encoding MKDQFGRSIRYLRISVTDRCNLRCTYCMPEEGLAWIPKPEMLAYEEISEIVRQMAALGLERVRITGGEPLVRKDLPDLVRMIAAVPGIDDIS